A portion of the Anabas testudineus chromosome 22, fAnaTes1.2, whole genome shotgun sequence genome contains these proteins:
- the slc38a6 gene encoding probable sodium-coupled neutral amino acid transporter 6: MSINTNINNDLYNDYTTEDTEENESTSLLTNGSVQTRTKGASFFSSVFNLMNAIMGSGILGLAYAMASTGIVGFCILLALVSSLAAYSIHLLLKLCDHTGINSYEDLGHRALKNPGKVLVGVAILIQNIGAMSSYLFILKLELPAAINSFLTPDNTGNVWYEDGRLLLILVTFCVVLPLAILPKIGFLGYTSSLAFFFMLYFTVVVVVKKWSIPCPLPHNVTTVPDNNQTSNSSDSECTPQLFVVSSKSAYAIPTMAFSFLCHTAVLPIYCELDRPTKTRMQNVANVGISLSFLVYLISALFGYLTFYAHVNSQLLLSYDAYMPRDIMIMTVRLAILLSVLLTVPLIHFPARKAVILLLCGGRPFSWLIHIIATLIIVGVVLILAIFVPDIRNVFGVVGSTTSSCLLFVFPGIFYLKISSQPLKSFDSIGAILLVVFGLFMGVISFTVIIITWVQSS, translated from the exons ATGAGTATTAATACGAATATAAACAATGATTTATACAATGATTATACCACTGAGGACACCGAAGAAAACGAAAGTACGTCTTTATTAACTAAC GGCTCAGTGCAGACCAGAACCAAAGGagcctccttcttctcctccgtATTTAACTTAATGAATGCCATCATGGGCAGCGGTATACTGGGTCTAGCTTACGCCATGGCTAGCACAGGCATAGTTGGTTTTTG TATCCTCTTGGCACTAGTGTCCAGCTTGGCAGCATACTCTATACATCTTCTCTTAAAGCTATGTGACCATACAG GCATCAATTCATATGAAGACCTTGGACATAGAGCCTTGAAAAATCCAGGAAAA GTCCTGGTTGGAGTTGCTATCCTCATCCAAAATATTGGTG CTATGTCATCCTATTTGTTCATCTTGAAGTTGGAGCTTCCTGCAGCCATAAACAGCTTCCTGACCCCAGACAACACAGG AAATGTCTGGTATGAAGATGGCAGGTTGCTTTTGATCTTGgtcacattttgtgttgttctaCCTCTGGCAATATTGCCTAAAATTG GCTTCTTAGGTTACACCAGCAGCCTCGCTTTCTTCTTCATGCTCTACTTCACTGTTGTG GTTGTGGTCAAGAAATGGTCCATCCCCTGCCCACTGCCACACAATGTTACTACAGTCCCAGACAACAACCAG ACATCAAACTCCTCAGACTCAGAATGCACACCTCAACTCTTTGTCGTCTCAAGTAAG AGTGCCTACGCCATCCCCACTATGgccttctcctttctctgccACACAGCTGTCCTCCCAATCTACTGTGAATTGGACCG accCACTAAGACCCGCATGCAGAATGTTGCAAATGTCGGTATTAGCCTGAGCTTCCTGGTTTACCTAATTTCTGCACTGTTCGGCTACCTCACCTTCTACG CTCATGTGAACTCCCAGCTGTTGTTGAGTTACGATGCGTACATGCCACGAGACATCATGATCATGACAGTTCGACTGgccatcctcctctctgtgctgctgactgTACCGCTCATTCACTTCCCT GCCCGTAAGGCTGTGATCTTGCTGCTCTGTGGAGGACGTCCCTTCTCCTGGCTGATTCACATCATTGCAACTCTCATCATTGTGGGTGTGGTGCTGATACTGGCCATCTTTGTGCCTGATATCAGAAATGTCTTTGGAGTAGTAG gATCAACAACCTCCAGctgccttttgtttgttttccctggAATCTTCTACCTTAAGATCAGCAGCCAGCCCCTCAAATCCTTTGACTCCATTGGG GCTATACTCCTAGTGGTCTTTGGCTTGTTTATGGGAGTCATCAGCTTCACTGTTATCATCATAACATGGGTCCAGAGCTCCTAA
- the trmt5 gene encoding tRNA (guanine(37)-N1)-methyltransferase produces MTQFKRVCKRRMLRVLSRVFPSVQTHRKIKSAAVLRSLCSAASQGPVFAVNPIMEPKLYQLPPEVRGMTSLDKEAFKQTITVPALRVPTGVLNKVVKSLRKSTIQRPGLPRVVQDKEESSDFRLVLLDPHRVSSPSSFSEAEAEALRSFSVTQELHYYELQLTYDNLKSEEVLEAVLPQGQDVTSGFSRVGHIAHMNLRDHQLPYKNLIGQVIMDKNRGITCVVNKTSIIDSTYRNFKMEVLAGEENMVAKVKENGVTYEFDFSCVYWNPRLSTEHQRVVQLVKRGDIVFDVFAGVGPFAIPAARTGANVLANDLNPESYRWLQHNCKLNKVESRVRTFNLDGRAFIRGPMKDELPALLKGKAGVHVVMNLPAMALEFLDAFRGLLKQERPCVENLPTVHCYSFSKADNPDTDVVQRASHSLGFPLEKQCSVHFVRNVAPNKDMMCVTFTLPEEVLFRCDPEHTEPPEEPAPKRQKCEETADTSS; encoded by the exons ATGACGCAATTCAAGCGTGTCTGTAAACGGAGGATGTTGAG GGTTCTCAGCAGAGTCTTTCCATCTGTACAAActcatagaaaaataaaatctgctgcTGTGCTCCGGAGcctctgctctgcagcctcaCAGGGTCCTGTGTTTGCAGTAAATCCCATAATGGAGCCTAAACTTTATCAGCTCCCTCCAGAGGTCCGGGGTATGACCTCTCTGGACAAAGAGGCCTTCAAGCAGACCATTACAGTCCCTGCACTGCGGGTCCCCACTGGAGTCTTAAACAAAGTGGTTAAGAGCTTGAGAAAGTCGACCATCCAGCGCCCGGGGTTACCCAGAGTGGTGCAAGATAAAGAGGAGAGTAGCGACTTTCGATTAGTCCTGTTGGACCCTCACAGAGTGTCCTCACCAAGCTCCTTCAGTGAGGCTGAAGCTGAGGCTCTCAGGTCCTTTAGTGTCACTCAGGAGCTGCACTACTATGAGCTTCAGCTGACCTATGACAACCTGAAGAGTGAGGAAGTGCTGGAGGCCGTGCTCCCACAGGGGCAGGACGTGACCTCTGGGTTCAGCCGGGTGGGACACATCGCACACATGAACCTGAGGGACCACCAGCTCCCGTACAAGAACCTCATAG GTCAAGTCATCATGGACAAAAATCGTGGCATTACCTGTGTTGTCAACAAGACGAGCATAATAGACTCTACTTACCGCAACTTCAAGATGGAGGTGTTAGCTGGAGAGGAGAACATGGTCGCTAAA GTGAAAGAAAATGGGGTGACATATGAATTTGATTTTTCTTGTGTATACTGGAACCCTCGACTGAGCACAGAGCACCAGCGTGTGGTGCAGCTCGTCAAACGTGGTGACATCGTGTTTGATGTGTTCGCTGGTGTTGGACCTTTCGCCATCCCAGCTGCCCGCACAGGGGCCAATGTGTTAGCCAACGATCTCAACCCAGAATCCTATCGATGGCTGCAGCACAACTGCAAACTCAACAAGGTGGAGAGCAGAGTCCGAACCTTTAACCTAGATGGCAGAGCGTTCATTCGGGGACCCATGAAGGACGAGCTACCTGCCCTGCTGAAGGGAAAAGCTGGTGTTCATGTGGTGATGAACCTGCCTGCTATGGCTCTGGAATTTCTGGATGCATTCAGAGGCCTCTTGAAGCAGGAACGTCCATGTGTTGAGAACCTACCCACAGTTCACTGCTACAGCTTCTCTAAAGCTGACAACCCTGACACAGATGTGGTGCAGAGGGCTTCCCACAGCCTTGGATTCCCCCTGGAAAAACAATGCTCTGTGCATTTTGTGCGTAATGTAGCACCCAACAAAGATATGATGTGTGTGACATTCACACTCCCCGAAGAGGTTCTTTTTCGATGTGATCCTGAACATACAG AACCTCCAGAAGAACCAGCACCAAAGAGACAGAAGTGTGAAGAGACTGCAGATACATCATCGTAA